A single window of Capsicum annuum cultivar UCD-10X-F1 unplaced genomic scaffold, UCD10Xv1.1 ctg47927, whole genome shotgun sequence DNA harbors:
- the LOC124885318 gene encoding putative UPF0481 protein At3g02645 produces NRLPAHLLELLKTHLIDLNAFSEGGCYLRGEWCSYRSAMELRRAGIRFRPGKSRRLSEVKFTSFHCSALLTLPPITVDDSTKSEFLNLVAYEACPDTPDDFGITSYLTLMDSLIDHAGDVKELRSKGILLNFLGSDQEVADLFNEIARDLVPNPHAYVDVKDKIEKHYYSKSKIWIAEWKNTHFTSPWTVLAFIAALFVIGLEVTSTFLAGIQTYYTVHPKGS; encoded by the coding sequence AATCGGCTTCCTGCTCATCTCCTCGAGCTATTAAAAACACATCTCATAGATCTGAATGCTTTCTCTGAAGGCGGGTGCTATCTAAGGGGTGAGTGGTGCTCTTATCGTTCAGCCATGGAGCTGCGGAGAGCAGGAATCCGTTTCAGGCCTGGAAAGAGTCGTCGTCTTTCAGAGGTTAAGTTCACTTCATTTCATTGCTCAGCTCTTTTAACACTTCCACCAATAACCGTAGATGACTCAACCAAGTCGGAATTTTTAAACTTGGTCGCGTATGAAGCATGTCCTGATACACCAGATGACTTTGGAATTACATCTTATCTTACCTTAATGGATTCACTTATCGATCACGCTGGAGATGTGAAGGAGTTGAGGTCAAAAGGTATACTTCTTAACTTTCTTGGAAGTGATCAAGAAGTGGCAGATCTATTCAACGAGATAGCAAGAGATTTGGTACCTAATCCACATGCCTATGTTGATGTGAAAGACAAAATTGAGAAACATTACTACAGCAAAAGCAAAATATGGATTGCTGAGTGGAAGAACACTCATTTTACTTCCCCATGGACTGTTTTAGCATTTATTGCAGCACTTTTTGTCATTGGTTTGGAAGTCACTAGTACATTCCTAGCAGGAATTCAGACCTATTATACAGTCCATCCAAAAGGGAGTTAG